The following coding sequences are from one Gossypium raimondii isolate GPD5lz chromosome 4, ASM2569854v1, whole genome shotgun sequence window:
- the LOC128040461 gene encoding uncharacterized protein LOC128040461, with protein sequence MTNFEKETGKACSQRPLKNRWDALKKEWKAWKKLKGKDIGLGWNPIKRIVDASDDWRESRLKLKKIRTPGIDLEFKGKLDQMFMEVVAISDKTWTPSSGTLPSEFFEDVDNDIPEENEEKM encoded by the exons ATGACCAACTTCGAGAAAGAAACAGGCAAGGCTTGCTCACAAAGGCCACTTAAAAATAGGTGGGATGCCTTGAAAAAAGAATGGAAAGCTTGGAAGAAACTTAAAGGCAAAGATATTGGTCTAGGGTGGAATCCTATAAAAAGAATCGTTGATGCATCAGATGATTGGCGGGAGAGTAGGCTAAAG CTCAAAAAAATTAGAACCCCGGGCATTGATCTTGAATTCAAAGGGAAGTTGGACCAAATGTTCATGGAGGTAGTTGCAATTAGTGATAAAACATGGACACCTTCTTCTGGTACACTCCCTAGTGAATTTTTTGAGGATGTTGACAATGACATACctgaagaaaatgaagaaaaaatgtGA